The following are from one region of the Hymenobacter sp. YIM 151858-1 genome:
- a CDS encoding M13 family metallopeptidase — MKHQLALTRAVAAASVLALAGCAASNPAGNAPAAAANNAGTATAAASTEPEIKGRSINPADIDRSVSPCEDFFQYSGGVWLKSNPIPSYASSWGPRNLLQDRNQALMRQILEEAAANKSAPKGTNLQKVGDFYASAMDTTAIEAAGLKYLQPELARISAIKDLKGLQSAMARQKMLQVGSYFRTGVEIDDKNSTQYIVGMNQGGLTLPDRDYYLKDDARSKNIREAYRTYLRNMFKLLGDNEATAEKNAAAVERIETRLAKASRTRVELRNPEANYNKMTVAAAAKRYPNLDLPRLLAELQLSTAKEVNVGQPAFFDELNTTLKAEPLGDQKTYLRWHLVRSVAGALPKAYVDETFRFSQVLGGAKTQTVRWKRMLASTDATLGEAFGELYVAKAFSPEAKAKALEMVNNIKASMADHIRSNTWMSEPTKQEALKKLNALRVKIGYPDVWKDYSALTISRESYLKNVLAAREWEYKDNAQKLGKPIDRNEWGMTPPTVNAYYNPPMNEIVFPAGYLQPPFFDPEADDAVNYGAIGGVIGHEITHGFDDQGRQYDSQGNLRDWWTKEDAAEFTKRAAVVGTQYDAFSPLDSVHVNGKLTMGENLADFAGLTVVYGALQKQLQQKYGSNPRPKIDGFTPEQRFFLAWAQLRRTNIRPEALRQQILTDPHSPGQYRTIGPLMNMPQFYEAFGCQPGQKMVRAEAERAKIW, encoded by the coding sequence ATGAAACATCAATTAGCGCTTACACGCGCCGTGGCGGCCGCCTCGGTGCTGGCTTTGGCGGGTTGCGCCGCCAGCAACCCGGCCGGCAATGCCCCCGCCGCTGCGGCCAACAACGCCGGTACGGCCACGGCCGCGGCCAGCACCGAGCCCGAAATCAAGGGGCGCAGCATCAACCCCGCCGATATCGACCGCTCCGTGTCGCCGTGCGAAGACTTCTTCCAGTACTCGGGCGGCGTGTGGCTCAAGAGCAACCCTATTCCGTCGTACGCCTCGAGCTGGGGCCCGCGCAACCTGCTGCAAGACCGCAACCAGGCCCTGATGCGGCAGATTCTGGAGGAGGCGGCCGCCAACAAGAGCGCGCCGAAAGGCACGAACCTGCAGAAGGTGGGCGACTTCTACGCCTCGGCCATGGACACCACAGCCATCGAAGCGGCGGGCCTGAAGTACCTGCAGCCCGAGCTGGCCCGCATCAGCGCCATCAAAGACCTGAAAGGCCTGCAATCGGCCATGGCCCGGCAGAAGATGTTGCAGGTAGGCAGCTACTTCCGCACCGGCGTCGAAATCGACGACAAGAACTCGACGCAGTACATCGTGGGCATGAACCAGGGCGGCCTAACGCTGCCTGACCGCGACTACTACCTCAAAGACGACGCACGCTCCAAGAACATCCGCGAGGCGTACCGCACCTACCTGCGCAATATGTTTAAGCTGCTCGGCGACAACGAGGCCACGGCCGAGAAAAACGCCGCTGCCGTGGAACGCATCGAAACGCGCCTGGCCAAGGCCTCGCGTACCCGCGTGGAGCTGCGCAACCCCGAGGCCAACTACAACAAAATGACGGTGGCCGCCGCGGCCAAGCGCTACCCCAACCTCGATTTGCCGCGCCTGCTCGCGGAGCTGCAGCTCAGCACCGCCAAGGAGGTAAACGTAGGCCAGCCGGCGTTCTTCGACGAGCTGAACACCACGCTGAAGGCCGAACCCCTAGGTGACCAGAAGACCTACCTGCGCTGGCACCTGGTGCGCTCGGTAGCGGGCGCGCTGCCCAAAGCGTACGTCGACGAAACGTTCCGCTTTTCGCAAGTGCTCGGCGGGGCCAAAACCCAAACGGTGCGCTGGAAACGCATGCTGGCCTCGACGGACGCTACGCTGGGCGAAGCTTTCGGCGAGCTGTACGTAGCCAAGGCTTTCTCGCCCGAGGCCAAAGCCAAGGCGCTGGAGATGGTGAATAACATCAAGGCGTCGATGGCCGACCACATTCGCTCGAACACCTGGATGAGCGAACCAACGAAGCAGGAGGCGTTGAAAAAGCTGAACGCGCTGCGCGTGAAGATTGGCTACCCCGACGTGTGGAAGGACTACTCGGCGCTGACGATTTCGCGCGAGTCGTACCTCAAAAACGTGCTGGCCGCCCGTGAGTGGGAGTACAAGGACAACGCGCAGAAGCTCGGCAAACCCATCGACCGCAACGAGTGGGGCATGACGCCGCCCACCGTGAATGCCTACTACAACCCGCCCATGAACGAAATTGTGTTTCCGGCCGGGTACCTGCAGCCGCCCTTCTTCGACCCGGAAGCCGATGATGCCGTGAACTACGGCGCTATTGGCGGTGTAATCGGCCACGAAATCACGCACGGTTTCGACGACCAGGGCCGCCAGTACGACTCGCAAGGCAACCTGCGCGACTGGTGGACCAAGGAAGACGCCGCCGAGTTTACCAAGCGCGCTGCCGTGGTGGGCACGCAGTACGACGCCTTCTCGCCGCTCGACTCGGTGCACGTAAACGGCAAGCTGACCATGGGCGAGAACCTGGCCGACTTTGCCGGCCTGACGGTGGTGTACGGCGCCCTGCAAAAACAGCTGCAGCAGAAATACGGCAGCAACCCGCGCCCGAAAATCGACGGCTTTACGCCGGAACAGCGCTTTTTCCTGGCGTGGGCGCAGCTGCGCCGCACCAACATCCGGCCCGAAGCTTTGCGTCAGCAAATCCTCACTGACCCACACTCGCCGGGGCAGTACCGCACCATCGGCCCGCTGATGAACATGCCGCAGTTCTACGAAGCTTTTGGCTGCCAACCCGGCCAGAAAATGGTGCGCGCCGAAGCCGAGCGAGCCAAAATATGGTAA
- a CDS encoding bacteriorhodopsin-like, whose product MKTLLLDVMEIPVDDPVAFTFFTGYMAMFAAAVFFFFERSTVDKKWKTSLLISGLVTGIAAVHYYYMRDYYVTTRATPIALRYIDWTLTVPLMVVEFYLLVRAAGAKTSLLYKLIAAALVMLVCGYIGEAFTDGSMRHSVLWGTLSTVGYVYILYSAWAGEVAQLAAASRSEAVQRGVRALAWFVLVGWAIYPIGYMAMPGGWLGPDGAGLLRPQDLDLFYNIGDAINKIGFGLVVYGIARSESAVKVAPPSYSSVM is encoded by the coding sequence ATGAAAACCTTGTTGCTTGATGTCATGGAAATACCGGTCGACGATCCGGTAGCTTTCACGTTCTTCACCGGGTACATGGCCATGTTTGCGGCGGCCGTGTTTTTCTTTTTCGAGCGCAGCACCGTCGACAAAAAGTGGAAGACCTCGCTGCTGATTTCGGGCCTGGTAACGGGCATTGCGGCGGTGCACTATTACTACATGCGCGACTACTACGTAACCACGCGCGCCACGCCCATTGCCCTGCGCTACATCGACTGGACGCTGACCGTGCCGCTGATGGTGGTGGAGTTTTACCTGCTGGTGCGCGCCGCCGGGGCCAAAACTTCGCTGCTGTATAAGCTGATTGCAGCGGCCCTCGTGATGCTGGTGTGCGGCTACATCGGCGAGGCCTTTACCGACGGCTCGATGCGCCACTCGGTGCTGTGGGGCACGCTTTCCACGGTGGGCTACGTGTACATCCTGTACTCGGCCTGGGCCGGCGAGGTAGCGCAGCTGGCGGCGGCCTCGCGCTCCGAGGCGGTGCAGCGGGGCGTGCGGGCGCTGGCGTGGTTCGTGCTGGTGGGCTGGGCCATTTACCCCATTGGCTACATGGCCATGCCCGGCGGCTGGCTGGGGCCCGATGGCGCGGGCCTGCTGCGCCCCCAAGACCTCGACCTGTTCTACAACATCGGCGACGCCATCAACAAAATCGGCTTTGGCCTGGTGGTATACGGCATTGCCCGCAGCGAATCGGCCGTGAAGGTGGCGCCGCCCAGCTACTCATCGGTAATGTAA
- a CDS encoding M13 family metallopeptidase → MTNNKYLLLAASALAGFLGACASSSSTQTAATTPTAATATATTTEQPSVPGVGLDVATIDKSVSPCDNFFQYASGTWLKNTPIPAAETSWGSWNTLIDKNQALMRQILEEAAANKSAQKGTNLQKVGDFYASAMDTAAIEAAGLKYLQPELARISAIKDLKGLQTSLARQQMLQTRSVFGLGVNQDRKISTQYAVYLSQGGLTLPDRDYYLKEDARSKAIRSAYNTYLTNTFKLLGDNEATARKNAETVMRLETRLAKASKDRVALRDPYANYNKMTVAEADKQFGNLAIPAVLQQVGLGSAKEVIVGQPDFFKDASAALKAEPLSDWKTYLRWHLTSSMASALPKAYVDESFRFQQVLTGAKQQQPRWKRMLRSTDASLGEAFGQLYVDRAFTPETKQKALEMVGHIKEAMAEHIQQLEWMSPATKQEAQKKLNSFTVKIGYPDKWKDYSALTISRESYLKNVIAAREWEYKDNVQRYGKPIDRSVWGMTPPTVNAYYNSSLNEIVFPAGIMQPPFFDPKADDAVNYGGMGAVIGHEITHGFDDRGRQSDAEGNLRDWWTKEDAAEFQKRADLVGAQYSAFQPLDSVFVNGKLTMGENLADFGGTALAYSALQKQLKQKYPNGNAPRYDGFTPEQRFFLAWAQVWRTSMRPEALRQQVLTDPHSPAQFRVNGPLMNMPEFYQAFGCKEGDKMVRPQATRAKVW, encoded by the coding sequence ATGACAAACAACAAGTACCTGCTGCTGGCTGCCAGCGCATTGGCCGGCTTCCTGGGTGCCTGCGCCTCCAGCAGCTCCACCCAAACGGCCGCCACCACCCCCACGGCGGCCACGGCTACCGCCACTACTACCGAGCAGCCCAGCGTGCCCGGCGTCGGCCTCGATGTAGCCACCATCGACAAGTCGGTGTCGCCGTGCGACAACTTCTTCCAGTACGCCTCGGGCACCTGGCTGAAGAACACGCCCATTCCGGCCGCCGAAACTTCGTGGGGTTCCTGGAACACGCTCATCGATAAGAATCAGGCTTTGATGCGGCAGATTCTGGAGGAAGCCGCGGCGAACAAGAGTGCGCAGAAGGGCACGAACCTGCAGAAGGTGGGCGACTTCTACGCCTCGGCCATGGACACGGCCGCCATCGAGGCGGCGGGCCTGAAGTACCTGCAGCCCGAACTCGCCCGCATCAGCGCCATCAAAGACCTGAAAGGCCTGCAAACGTCGTTGGCGCGCCAGCAGATGCTGCAAACGCGCTCGGTATTTGGCCTAGGTGTAAACCAAGACCGCAAGATCAGCACCCAGTACGCGGTGTACCTCTCGCAAGGCGGCCTCACGCTGCCCGACCGCGACTACTACCTAAAGGAGGATGCGCGTTCCAAAGCTATTCGTTCGGCCTACAACACCTACCTGACGAACACCTTTAAGCTGCTCGGCGACAACGAGGCCACGGCCCGCAAAAACGCCGAAACAGTGATGCGCCTCGAAACGCGCCTGGCAAAGGCCTCGAAGGACCGCGTAGCCCTGCGCGACCCCTACGCCAACTACAACAAAATGACGGTGGCCGAAGCCGACAAGCAGTTCGGCAACTTGGCCATTCCGGCGGTGCTGCAGCAAGTAGGCTTGGGTTCGGCGAAGGAGGTAATTGTGGGCCAGCCCGACTTCTTTAAGGATGCCAGCGCTGCCCTGAAGGCCGAGCCGCTGAGCGACTGGAAAACCTACCTGCGGTGGCACCTCACCTCGAGCATGGCTTCGGCGTTGCCCAAGGCGTATGTCGATGAGTCGTTCCGCTTCCAGCAGGTGCTCACGGGCGCCAAGCAGCAGCAACCCCGCTGGAAGCGTATGCTGCGCTCCACGGATGCCTCCTTGGGCGAGGCGTTCGGCCAGCTGTACGTCGACCGCGCTTTTACGCCCGAAACCAAGCAGAAGGCGCTGGAAATGGTGGGCCACATCAAAGAGGCCATGGCCGAGCACATTCAGCAGCTCGAGTGGATGAGCCCCGCCACCAAGCAGGAAGCCCAGAAGAAGCTGAACTCCTTCACGGTAAAAATCGGCTACCCCGACAAGTGGAAGGACTACTCGGCCCTCACCATCTCGCGCGAGTCGTACCTGAAAAACGTAATTGCCGCCCGCGAATGGGAGTACAAGGATAACGTGCAGCGCTACGGCAAGCCCATCGACCGCTCGGTGTGGGGCATGACGCCGCCCACCGTAAACGCCTACTACAACTCCTCGCTCAACGAGATTGTGTTCCCGGCCGGCATCATGCAGCCGCCCTTCTTCGACCCCAAAGCCGATGATGCCGTGAACTACGGCGGCATGGGCGCGGTAATCGGCCACGAAATCACGCACGGTTTCGACGACCGCGGCCGCCAATCGGATGCCGAGGGCAACCTGCGCGACTGGTGGACCAAGGAAGACGCCGCCGAATTTCAGAAGCGTGCCGATTTGGTGGGCGCCCAGTACTCTGCCTTTCAGCCGCTCGACTCGGTGTTCGTGAACGGCAAGCTGACCATGGGCGAAAACCTCGCCGACTTCGGCGGCACGGCCCTGGCTTACTCGGCCTTGCAAAAGCAGCTGAAGCAGAAGTACCCCAACGGCAACGCGCCCCGCTACGACGGCTTTACGCCGGAGCAGCGCTTCTTCCTGGCCTGGGCGCAGGTGTGGCGCACCAGCATGCGCCCCGAGGCCCTGCGCCAGCAAGTACTCACCGATCCGCACTCGCCGGCGCAGTTCCGCGTGAACGGCCCGCTCATGAACATGCCGGAATTCTACCAGGCGTTCGGCTGCAAAGAGGGCGACAAAATGGTGCGCCCGCAGGCCACGCGCGCCAAGGTGTGGTAG
- a CDS encoding nuclear transport factor 2 family protein: MNDKPFFAETQQLFDNVRDHAFEPLAALCDDDFGIVDINAEGGTLVIRNRAEWESWFRNLFGQLDAMDARTWSEITGYQAVKTAEMGYSVVDFDQMLVHNGKRLRFSCLSTIVWKKVGNAWKEARYHSSLLGVREEEAAA, from the coding sequence ATGAACGACAAGCCGTTTTTCGCGGAAACGCAGCAGCTGTTCGACAACGTGCGCGACCACGCCTTTGAGCCCCTGGCGGCCCTGTGCGACGATGATTTCGGCATCGTCGACATCAACGCCGAGGGCGGCACACTCGTCATCCGCAACCGGGCCGAGTGGGAAAGCTGGTTCCGCAACCTGTTTGGGCAGCTCGACGCCATGGACGCCCGCACCTGGTCGGAGATAACCGGCTACCAAGCCGTAAAAACCGCCGAAATGGGCTACAGCGTCGTCGATTTCGACCAGATGCTGGTGCACAACGGCAAGCGCCTGCGCTTCTCGTGCCTGAGCACCATCGTCTGGAAAAAAGTGGGCAACGCCTGGAAAGAAGCCCGCTACCACAGCTCGCTGCTGGGCGTGCGCGAGGAAGAAGCCGCCGCCTGA